One Carettochelys insculpta isolate YL-2023 chromosome 15, ASM3395843v1, whole genome shotgun sequence DNA window includes the following coding sequences:
- the MRNIP gene encoding MRN complex-interacting protein produces MGQRCQVLRCVSCGTFQVHQVKKSQKWSCKVCGEKQSLLKTYGQGSGSDCRCHVQKLNLLRAGTEVAAEGTSWFIEEPVDDDKENTALPPEENLGGQEEDMKFSPVVSRWSDYLDKDSEDQEEEVCTDREQLCSYKKDIVQKQRKRQSSFHLSDAQECFEERDISGLGYHTKKIKTFENKNLTAVAEQDCGSFVGNSVVAPAITQAPEFADVTASKWEKFLSSSSCNNMTLAIQKSSWKLGGQTATAGNLLMSDAYLQPKEESVSLDTGAHTEENFTSNKHTPQKYATKLHSITPAASVKTAFDISQTAGGGVLLGKYKDHLIKEESHVAENEGRLCLACNVMPASSLSKDTVTFASIDPLASSRGAPHLLTAPNNSLFCTDEDFDDDL; encoded by the exons ATGGGGCAGCGGTGTCAGGTGCTGCGCTGCGTCTCCTGCGGTACCTTCCAGGTCCACCAG GTTAAAAAGAGCCAAAAATGGAGCTGCAAAGTGTGTGGTGAGAAGCAGTCATTGCTAAAG ACCTATGGCCAAGGCTCTGGATCGGACTGTAGATGCCATGTCCAAAAATTAAACTTGCTGCGGGCTGGAACAGAGGTGGCAGCTGAAGGAACATCCTG GTTTATAGAAGAACCAGTGGATGATGACAAAGAAAACACAGCACTTCCACCTGAAGAAAATTTGGGTGGGCAG GAAGAAGATATGAAATTCAGTCCCGTGGTCAGCCGCTGGAGTGACTATCTGGACAAGGATAGTGAagatcaggaggaggaggtcTGCACAGACAGAGAACAGCTGTGTTCCTATAAAAAGGACATTGTGCAAAAACAAAG AAAACGCCAGAGCAGCTTCCACCTCAGCGATGCTCAGGAGTGCTTTGAGGAACGGGACATTAGTGGGCTTGGTTACCACACCAAGAAGATCAAAACCTTTGAG AACAAGAATTTGACAGCTGTAGCTGAACAGGACTGTGGCAGTTTTGTAGGTAACAGTGTTGTGGCTCCTGCTATCACACAAGCTCCAGAGTTTGCTGATGTCACCGCATCCAAATGGGAAAAATTTCTGTCTTCCAGCAGCTGTAATAACATGACTCTTGCAATACAGAAGAGCAGTTGGAAGTTAGGGGGACAGACTGCCACTGCAGGAAACCTCCTAATGTCTGATGCATATCTACAGCCAAAGGAAGAGTCTGTATCTCTAGACACAGGTGCTCACACTGAAGAGAACTTTACCAGTAATAAACATACACCACAGAAATATgccacaaagctacacagtatCACACCAGCTGCAAGTGTGAAGACTGCCTTTGACATcagccagacagctggtgggggtgtgctgttgggaaaATATAAGGACCACCTGATTAAGGaagaatctcatgttgcagagaATGAGGGCAGGCTGTGCTTGGCCTGCAATGTTATGCCAGCAAGCAGCCTATCCAAGGACACAGTGACCTTTGCTTCTATAGATCCTTTAGCTAGCTCTAGAggagcacctcatttgcttacTGCTCCAAATAACAGCCTCTTTTGCACAGATGAGGATTTTGATGATGATCTTTGA